TACCAAAACCTTCGACAAAGCAGGTTACACCGATAGATTATATTTCAATGACAGATATAAcattaataaaacgttacacttacttggCAGCCTTCACGCAAAAGAGATCCGACACTAATCCCACGTACAGCGTCCGTTATCTAAGGCGCGTCCGAAGTGCGTATCCGTATGTGATCCGTTCTGGGTCCGCCAATTAAAAGCGCAGGCGGGGCCGATCCTGTTAGCGCAGCGAAAACGAATCTGACAGTCAGGCGGATCTGGCGGCTTGAGGGCGGGTCCGCCACGGACTCCTTTGCTGTGTGGgagatgtgctacaacagcagaagaccacgtcatgTTCCACTTTGCCAAGAACAGAAACTGAGCTGCAGTGGACCAACCACCTGCATGTcgcagcagaaatcgagattcatcagaccaggcaatgtttttccaatcgCCTACCGTCCAactttggtgagcctgtgcccagtGCAGCCTCTGTTTCCTGTTCTTATCTCCAGTAATTGTACCTGGAGGGGTCTTATGCAGCTGTAGctcatctgcctcaatgttcgacgtgttgtatgttcagaaatgcttttatgcattgcaatgtTGTAACGCATgttttatttgggttactgtcaccttcctgtcagcttgtaTCATCTAAaagatacatgtatttttaaagttctcacagtacaagacaaacacaggtccaaagagaaaaaaatcatgataaaaatagcataaaagtagtccatataacacaaagctgttgtatggcCCCAGGAAGCGTGGAATATAGTGcacttggactacttttatgatgtctttatactgaacctttaatagtgcattatagtatttgtcctttatgaagcttgacagctcctgctcactataaactgttattttaCACCGGGTGCAAACAGACACTCTGAATAATATTTTCCCACTTTTTGCGTAATTTGACAAAATTAGAGCTTGACCGGGAATGACGGCCAATTAAAGcatttggacccactttatattaggtgtctttaactactatgtaattAAGCATTTCATGCAATGTACCTGTATTTAATCACATCTATTACACTGTTAACCTCAggagcagcaaatgtgaatcttgtgagaattttgcagaacaacatgtagttacacaataattacattgtattgtatgtattttaatgtggtTGCATAGTCGTTagagacacctaatataaaaagGGAccaaatattctgctcacaagtgatatttactaCACATTAACACAACACATTTTGCTTTTATTCCGCAACATTCCCGTAACTTGAGCCACATTCATTGATTGagacgattgggaccacagtcggtTATGATAtatatcgtgcagtctgacaagcaacaatatTAAAGGACAATAAtaaatcatacagtgtgcaccTGCCTTAAGAGAGCAAGAAGCTGCTGGCGGTGTTATTTGAAGTGTCTGTCTGGTGGAGGTTGGCAGAGGTTCATTGTCTGATGAATGTCTGAGAATGGGCCTGCAAACAGCCTGAATATTGGGAAGTAAGAGCACATTATAAATTGCTGCTGTGTGAGGATCTAGTCTTAAAGATGTAGCTTCTAGAGAAAACTCAGTTTGCTAAAATTAGGTAATGTGCCGCAACTGGACCTTGACATAGATATTGTTTTACTTGTTGTATAAGTTAGCCTACAGCTTTCTCTATGGCCACATGTTGAAATAGTCTCAACTGTAGATTTGCtataaagtgacatttttctTATGCATTTACAGAAAAAAAGCATTTGCAAGAACAGTAGGGCCTATGGGGTGTTTCCTCATAATTTTCATTGATATCGACTAGGAGAAGCTATTTCTTGTGTTTCAGGGTCTGATTTGGTTGTCatcatatatatatcatatttaaagcaataagccataaGAGGCCTTGTGTGGCTCGCTGCTTTCATAAAACAGAGACAACATCactatgataaaagacaccaaaaATAAAGTTCATTATATTAACTGTAGGCTAGTTGCGGTCGGCAAGCAACGTAGCATCTACGTACATTTTATAAAGAATATGTGCTCACAGGTTTGAGTTTATCAGCGATTTACAATGACTTCAAGCGTGGCTCATCCGATCAGAATTCAGAGTTGTAACCGTTTCATAATAATGTACGCACTTGGCCACAGAATTGCCACCGCGTGGTCCGATTGAACAAGCTTagcatgcatttttgcatttccaCGGTGGTAACAAACCTCGTGCTGCATtctattcaactcggaaagttggaTTTTCCAACTTGCTACTTAAAAGTGCAATGAAACACCACTTGAAGGCAGAATTCCAACTTGGAACCTCATACTGATATTTTCTActctgatttcgccgagatgcaggtgcttCTCAAACATGTCGGCACTCAGGGAGatgtacaaagtaagtgataaacttattataataatattgatgaattagtcaaagttcctacattaaagatattaaagcttgtttaacaaacatatGGAgagacaggtgtataaaacatggtagATGAagctctcttttgataatcgtacacttGTAGCTCAGATGCTAGCGTTGCATCATTGTTTATCAagtgggttgctaggagacatctctggtgacagtcaaacacatGCTAAACTACACATCATCTTCCGAACATCGGGTAATGGAATGCCTTCATGGTCGGAGATCAGAGATATCAGGTAGAAATCACATCagacttgaatggaacgcagcacgaGTCCTCAAGTGAGCGACAGATTCACATTTAAAAGTCTGAGCCATTAAACTGGaagtgttattattcaggtagttTGTTAAAAATGATAGTGTTtgacttacttgctcagcaatattctcttcaaactgttgctccgacATGACAATAGTTGACTTAAAGGTGACCTATAATGCAAAATTCAAAATGCAtcgtttgaacataaatgtgtgtcggCAGAGTGTGAACAGAACCACCCTATAATATTAAAAGCCcacactcctctttcttatatttatattaatcataaacagtgtgtcaaaatgaacggttttcctttctgctctaaagtgacgtcacgttagtacaggccatgcccaagactggtgacggactcgaccctattatcatagctcctcccctgagtgatctacacagtctgtgctggagcagatacagtgagaagaataatgtctcataagtgttctgttattgctgtaaaagtgaacagaagtgtcttcatgtactcccggattcagagccactgaagacacagtggacaagttttgtttttgaaggaaatgtgccccaaaacatacaaaaaaatgtgtatgtttgtgcaaatgtatttgtgcattttaCACCGGAGTGCTTTATGAATGAGTGTCGATATAAAGAaggatgtttgcaaatcgcctttccgaatgtgcttgtttgcTGATTCACGGCTAATTCagctaaagttagcattgtcgctgattgtattcacggagaccaaaGCAATgtcgggggcggggagcagcatctcatttgcatttaaagagacacacgtgaaaataatcatttttcatcagatcCCCCAAAGTTGTAGCTGGGCACCGTAAATGGGTGTGGAATGGCTGTATAAAAAATAAGGTTAAGTGTGCTTATAGAAAACATGTTTCGAATTTTAGGATGCATTGCCGTTTGCCTGTGAACCCCTAGTTTAAGGTCCAAAAGCCTCTCGAGTCTTGATTTTACAGGAGGAGAGGGGTGTTCATTTGCCTTATTCTTTAACCCCCCTTAACACCATAATACCAGTGCAACACTCAGACTAGAGTGACTTATtacttaaaaaactaaaaaacagttaaaggcatagttcaaacaaaaatgaaaccctcatgccatcccagatgtgtatgacttttctttcttaaaacatttgtagctccataaatcacacaaagtgagcataaaagtaatccataagactccagtggtttaatccatatctgcATAAGCgatatcataggtgtgggtgagaaacagatcaatatgtaagccctttttactctaaatcgcCAATTTAACTTtctctttcagatgtgaaagtggaacaAAACAGACACCACATGTGACTTCCAGatgtaaatgtgaaagtgaatatttagagaaaaaaaaaatacttacagTTTGATCCGTCacgggatgttttttgtttttggcaccattcagagtaaattctagagactgttgtgtgtgaaaatcccagaaatactcaaaccagcccgtctgacaccaacaatcatgccacggtccaaatcactgagatcacatttttccccattctaatggttgatgtgaaaattaactgaagcgtTCATAAAAGCACATGCACACCACAGCAAAATTTTGTATGGTGCTGAGTCAAAACTGCTCCAAAAGATTTGTCTTGTAAATAACCATATTGTTAAAGTTTCGACCCATATAAAAGTCTTCCTCAAAACTTTttttaacattaactgaagctcctgacccatatctgcatgattttaatcattacactgctgcctcatgaataaataggtgtacaggtgcacctaataaagtgctggtgagtgtgtatatgtgtattaaaGCGCTATACAAACACCAATGACTTGACGTGAAGTAAAGCCCCCCTTCTTTAACCAAACTGTTCAAGAACTGTTCATTGATTGTTGGGGTGGTGCCCAGCAGTGCAAGTGCAAGTTCAAAAGCATTGTAACAAtgtgcagacacacacacgcatgcgctCAGTTTTTGGagtaggactttgggttcgggtcgggttcgtaattaatgaaaaaataaatgggctTACCGAACTGGTTTCCCACATGCACACTAACTCAAAGACTCCCAATTACCAAAATCAGCAAAACAGATTTTTATGAGTTATGGCATcattgaatgaatgaacgaatgttacatttatatagagctTTTTCAGACACTACACTTAAAGtcctttacacagtgaacaggggactctcctcaaccaccagtgtgcagaatCTACCTGGCTGATGCGACAACAGCCATAGTGCGTCAGTATGATCACCACataccagctgttggtggagaggagatagtAGAGTGATGTATTAGTCAATTAATTAAAGGGGATTATTAGGACGCCATGCTTGAGATGGGCCAATGGGGGGATTTGGgcaggacactggggttacacccccACTCTATACGATTTTTGTATTAATTGACCACAGAGattcaggaccttggtttaacatctcatctgaaggacaTCTGAAGaacatcactatactggggcattaggacccacacagaccacagggtgagcacccctgctggcctcccaaATACCTCTTCCAGAAGCAACCTTAATTTTCCCCAGGTGgtctgaccaggctcaaccctgtttAACCTTATTGGGCAACGAGTCTTGAGATACAGGGTGATATGACTGCTCACTAACATGTCAGTTCAAAGTTTAATTTATTCTGCATTAttgataaaaacaaatctgtaatTTGGTAGAAATGTTACTGTAATGGCTAGATTTGTGtgggcagaaatgtgaatttGAGCCTTGGAGgagaaaatgatatatatatataaaacaaaaaaaacaacaagtaaatggaagtggagcgtagttctagcgggaagaccagcaggtgtacataatcacatcattagctggataactcctagccaatcgcacgtgagcattgctttataagtctgctcacaatctatcacattgctgtttcggtgtgctaacactgcaactagaCGCCTTTTAACCTCTCCAGGCCACATGATAACCAGTGCTCagcacatctctggaagcccgccttccctttccaacgacgtcgtcacttcatctgaacttctgccaacatcaaacccatgggaagtaaacaaccagcaaacccggatcttcacccatatctcattcactcaggagatctctctcaatcgcattgcacgacccggcgcggaaggagcgcgcaccccgcgaatcctgcaaaatcatcggcccaggcagcagccggcttccatcagaaaaaaggtaagtcattttcatatccattaaatgcattcagatctagtcatgggtctagaccttccgttgccatgctacctgttcattTCAAAGTTGgaacgctgcctgttcatcataacgcattcgcatcaatatcaaaagccagtatttcacgtcaacagcgcattcactctcatagtatggcaggcaatcgtGTAATATCATGAGGGCagctcggtcaaggttcattcacttgtcatacacagtctgcatgcccgagcgttccccatcggggaattaagataattattcatgcatatcatcatgtacagtcaacgctatcatacgggctctcattacttcattcagtaagattcccccattttgcggtcgccttcgcccaaatcacgaaACGGGTGCGTTCCAATtcaattcatcatccctatgccctactcactaggaagaccgagcccacgatgtgagcattccgagggagcatgacatcacagtttcacccGCCGATGTGCACCCCCCCTTcaggagcacaaaccatgcaaattacatacccaacttaaatggctgtatctactggcccccctggagtatggacacagttgtagtatcttttgaaagaagacaccttgggcttcacttctcaagtttaagaattaatatatgttgttattttaaagaaacaaactacaatctcaaaaaaacaaaaaaaaagttctggactttgagatgggctcattctgtttagaagacttcataagataatatacagttttacaacaggaatgctgctccgattgcatagtctgtcgaagaacgacgatgaagcgtaattcttccaggcgagcTCTCATgtaaacgtctttataaagacgcgtcctgaaaaggactttcaacgccagctgtctattgctcttttagagaaaataaactcttaattgcactgtcgaagtgcccaggggcaagctgcactgccgtgcagagaagggagaaagccgctgatatgtgccgtagatccaacagcaattgctcagagatgggaggaacagtgtgtgtctcgcagctcgctgcataggctccgaagaaaatttctgaatgaaacagatgcatttccctccctttatacccgtatgtccgggggcaggatatgcaaattttgtctgccaatttctcattggcattttctcttagatcagagatgcaaaaggtgctcaagagagacacctagtgtcgcttcttcgacacaacgtcgaagtgagcgacagatggggaacataaGCTTCGCACACAGGTCACAAtactttaaaatacacacacatggaCTGAGGTACTCAACTAAAACAAACATcacaaagcaaacaaaataagtaaaattCAAAATATTAGGTGCAAAATCACAGCAattcaaacacaaataaaatgacaaactTAGTATCCCCAGACCATCCTGATAACCCCCGCTGTAATATGAATCCATCCAGCTCAAGGATAACTAGAGTATATAAATACAGCAGATTAATAAATATAGtggttatgacccctttaaatataaaTCAATCTCTGGGTATAAAATAGCTGAAGGTGGTATAAGCAAGTATAAATCACATCAATACAGTggtggcgcacacacacacacacacacacctacacacaaatacacacatcagTATCACATATTTCCATTTCAGTATGAAAGTACACAATCATCATTATACTCTCTTTTGTAACAGGCTTGACCTCACACGTGTTGGTTCTACACATGTGGATGTATACTCAATCTGTAGAACCAACGTTCCACTTAAGTCACCACTATTGAcatcataaaacaaacaaacagcatctTATCattaatcaaatataaaatattaaaataacaacatccCTCAAATTTCATAGTTTACCCTCAACCGCTAAAATAAACAACTGACCTGCTATTTTCCCACACAGACCCAGCAAGTTGCGCTCCCACCGCGCTGTATCAGCCcacactgtttgtttgtttgcacgtGTTCGTGATTGAACTCCAACAACAGATCACTACCGCTTGAGCTTTCCGGTAAATATCGGCATCCGTGCATGCCGATGTCACTACGTTCAGATTGAGGTCTTAAAGGGCCATCACTCTTATAGAAATTAATTCAAAATTAGGTCATCTCACTCAAGTAATCACCTTAAAGTATTATGGACTGCCCTACTTACACCCCATTacatctcaataaattacacattaattacgAACGCCACCCGTTgtaacaaataaaagtaaatttgtcattagaaataacattttaaaattattctaaaagttactcaagtaaatgtagcacgttactaCCCACATTCAGATTTTATGTATGCAGACTTAAAAACTGAAACATGTGAAACCAGTAGTTGATGGTTCTGAAGTGCTGCTCATCTCAAGACTTGTCTAAGCATAACTTGGTACCACAAACACATTTAATGGGTCCTGGTGCATGTTTCCTGTCTTGCAAATAATGATATCAGTCCCAAGACAATCTATGTACTTTCAGTTCCACTTTAATATTATGCTATCAAATGTACTCTTAATGCAGTATTTTGTGTCCTGTTTGTTGACAGTATGCCTGATCAATACACTATAAAACTGACAATATTTTTGGGTGTTCTGTTCTGTAATACATTACAATCTAGATTTGTACCcacatttttcatgtaatttcATTATGAAAGATAGTGTTCAATATACACTTGGCTAAAAAAAATCTGGAACATGTGCATGACACTTCTGTGCACACATAATttcatattcaaatgtattaatgcatcacTTGAATCAATAAATGGATTTCTGATGCATTTTCTACAGAAAAAAAGTGTgtagtttaaattattattttgaaatgacatgataCAAATGGTCAAAGACAGATTTATGTGGGTTTAACTGAACATGAAACTGAAAGTAAAGTGTGGATTTTGAACAGCCTTGGTTTAAAAGAAAGGATATAATGCACTGGGGCGTCTCTGTTTGGCTCCATGctcattaatattatttaaaacattagtaGGAGGGGCTCTTCACATGCACAGGGATATTTAAGTCTGCTCCTCATCTTTGAGTTGTTGTCTGAAACTCTGAAATTAGGAGCTATTCATCATCAACAAGTAAGTACACCAATCCTGCAACTAACCAACAAATATTGAAATGTGAAGTTCTGTTCTTCTTCTTCATAATATCCTTAgtgtttcttttgtttattaaagTAGTTCTAGTTGTTGTTCAGAATTACCTTAATAACTAAAagcaatttatattttttgtctatACTCGTTTTAGTAaacattataatgttttattttttcacatgcaaTATTTTCTATTTTGATTCAAACATAAATCAAAACTTTTCAAATGTTAAACTCTGACTTTATAACTCTTCACTGCTCATTTTATGATGAAATCAAAAACCTCTTATTATGTCTGTAAtctttcaaaatgtaataacttgctccacctctgaaattacTTCCGATAATTGCTCAGAAAACCTCGAGCCGAGATGAGAGTGAGAATATAATgatttatacatgtaaatatcaacttttattattattattattttaaaggatgaagtgtgtgaatgtttttcaatgttgaaatactttctccaatTCTAGATTAATATACAGAAACAATTAATACAAAAGCAACTTGTGTGATAATTGTCCCGAAAGCTGTAAACATTGTGTCACTGTGGagcaatacaaaataaatatatataattattattattattatatatatatatatatatatagacccaACTACACCCCCGGTCGGACACAACTTCTGCACCACAGACTGGTCACTTTACCCTGCCCAGCCCCCCCTGTGAAAACAAATCCTGGCATCGCCCCTGTTGTGCAGATGTTACACACTACAGAATTAACAAGTTCAAACACTGTTTGTTTGTCTCGCAGTGTCTGAAATGAATATTGTTCTACTGGGTAAGACCGGATCAGGAAAAAGTGCATCAGGAAACACAATCCTGGGAAGAGATGTTTTTAAAAAGGGTTCCTTCTCAAAGTCTACAACTAAACTGtgtgagaaacacacacaaacagtagaAGACACACACATCACAGTGATTGACACTCCAGGACTGTTTCACACGTCCATGACTGATGAAGAACTGATGGCTGAGACTGGGAAGTGTTTGGAGATGTCTGCTCCTGGTCCTCATGTGTTTCTTCTGGTGATCAGACTCGATGTGCGATTCACAGAAGAAGAGAGGGAAACATTGAAATGGATTCAGAAGAACTTTGGAGAAGATGTTATGAGATTTATCTTAATATTGTTTAATGGAGTTGATCAATTAGATAAACCAATAGAAGAATTTTTGCTGGAAAACACAGAGCTGAAAGAAGTCCTGAGTGAATATGGGGCAAGATATCATGCCATTACAAATGTGGAAAAGAATGATCGATCTCAGGTTTCTGAGCTGATGAAGAAAATAAAAGATTTAATAACAGAAAATGGAGGACAGTGCTACACTCAAGAGATGTACCAGGAGACTCAGAGAAAgatcagagaggaagaggaagccAGACTgaaaagagaggaagaggaagacagaCTGAATAGAGAagagaaaaacagaaagagaatCATACTGAGAAGAGTGGGAGTGGGAATACTGATAGGGGgacttttctgtttttatctttATCGATATGGAAGAATTTATCAAAGCTACAACTGGCTGATGTTTTTATTTGGAGCACATAGCTCTGAACCAATAAGATTGTTTGTTAAATTTGGTGCCACTGAATAGCCATTACTCACACTTTAAAATGACAATACCTTTGACGACACAATGATTGTTCTTGCTAAGAAGTGTtaattatattatactgtatgttagttatTCATTTGATTTACGCTGTTATGGAAAGGGATTTACAGTGCTTTCaaggtatatactgtattttatatttgtgtttttgaattGAAACAATAAAATTGGTGTTACTTGCACCACACACCGCTTGAGCAACAGCTTCCCTTCAATCTCTTTTAATGAACTAATCATGCATTATTATAGCAGCTGTAAAAGCAAAACCCATCCATTAGAAGGGGATGTCCACACTTTTGGTCATGTAGCGTACGCTCATATATTGTAGTTTATGTATTGTTTGTAACCTGATTACACATTATTGTTAATGCAACTATAACAATGATGCAATGCATTATTCATGTTTGACAATCACATAATTAATTGTTGaggtatttttttatatgtattttttataggTTCATCTGAAGTCGTTCAAAATAACAATTGCAATGGGTGAGTGAGAAATCTTTTGTTGAACTATTACTGCTTATAAGTGTTAGTAAATATCATGcagtttgtgctttttttaagagagagagaagagtgcAGAAAATAGAAATTAATATGAACAGCCACACCTAAAAAAAGACAGTAACACAACAATgaagttgcatttgttaacattagttaatgtctttagtaaacattaaataatgtactAGTTAacagaactaacaatgaacaacacttagttacataatttattaataatggtTATTTGTGAACATTAGTTACTGCTTCAGTTAACATTAATTTATTAGTTAAAGAGGACCTATAAAGAACAGCTTTTTAATACATGTGTTCATACATGtataataaacattaactaatatcaataaatgctgtaaataagtgttccccttctgtcactcactcaacgttgtgtcaatgaagtgacactaggggtcgatcttgagagcccaacacaccttcagatctttgagaaaatacgggtataaaaggaggaggGCAGATGAATTCATTCCGATTTTTTCTTTTGAGCCGAGCGGTCGTACTACAGCTTGCTGAGTCGTCTGCTCCtcaccaccttctctccttctGAGCgagtttgctgttggatctaaggTGCTTTACAGCGGTCTCTCTTTATCTGCACTCCGCTGTCACGTTGAagaagcgttcgtggatggttcgtgCCCCcattgcgagagcatgaccatggccacTCTCAGAGCGCGCCTCTCCTTCCGAGGGAGCGCCTCCTCAGTTGTCCCCTTCCCGCCCCGCTACCTACGGGTACGGTGCCGATGTGGTGGACGCTCGTGATGTTGGACTTCACTGGCTACGGCTCCACAGAGTAATTTCCCACGGACCGGCCATCCAGCGGTGCACTCGCTGGCGTCCGTCCCCCTCTGGGGTGAGACAGGCAGCTCTCGAATaagtgccagcctaatgtctccCCTGGAGCCCGAGACCTGGATGAGATGTTGATCACTGCATCGGAGGGCGTCCTGGCGTTGTCGGATGCGGAAGACTCGACCGGACTGCTTCCTTCGTGTGTGGCAGCCCGGTTTGAGGCGGACGCTGAACTCAAtgccatgctttcccgggctgccgcgAGTGTTGGGCTTGAGTGAAACCCTCTGCCCGCCCCTGAccacggctggatgattggttcctctggTCGGCACGCCGCTCGCAGCCTGTCCTCCCCCGGTTccgttcttcccagaagtgcatgacgagttgaAACAATCCTTCAGCTCATCAGCCCTCACTACCATCGACCGAGAGTTATGCCACGATTTCCCTAGTGGATAAGGTGATCGCGGCACACCTGTGCCCGCTGAGCGCCGCCACCTGGCAGAATCGGCCGGCACTCCCTTCCCGAGCCTGTAGGGTGACGTTGTCTCTGGCAatgaaagcctacagtgctgctggtaagtgctttgaggtccCCCTCAGCGCTTCCGCCTCCGGTCTCAGCGCTGCTCCCCGACGAGGCTCTCCTTGCTTCTCCCTGCCGCGAGGCTCCACCCCAGGAATGTCAGATGCAATCCTTCCTATTGTGCCCTTCACCCGGCGTCTGGACGCGTGGCTATCACTGCCAACCTGTTGCACTgtttggccaggaccatccaactcggtgGTGACCGATATTGCAGGCGACCTCAACATCACAGCAGAGGCTCTGTCATGGCAAGTAACGCTCTGAGGAGAtcggagactccaccctcaggtggtccggCTGATCTGAAGTCGATTCTGCAAgacacaggtagacctgtttgcctcccaagagtcctcccac
This genomic window from Xyrauchen texanus isolate HMW12.3.18 chromosome 11, RBS_HiC_50CHRs, whole genome shotgun sequence contains:
- the LOC127652020 gene encoding GTPase IMAP family member 4-like, with product MQVLLKHVGTQGDVQMSEMNIVLLGKTGSGKSASGNTILGRDVFKKGSFSKSTTKLCEKHTQTVEDTHITVIDTPGLFHTSMTDEELMAETGKCLEMSAPGPHVFLLVIRLDVRFTEEERETLKWIQKNFGEDVMRFILILFNGVDQLDKPIEEFLLENTELKEVLSEYGARYHAITNVEKNDRSQVSELMKKIKDLITENGGQCYTQEMYQETQRKIREEEEARLKREEEEDRLNREEKNRKRIILRRVGVGILIGGLFCFYLYRYGRIYQSYNWLMFLFGAHSSEPIRLFVKFGATE